One segment of Panicum virgatum strain AP13 chromosome 1K, P.virgatum_v5, whole genome shotgun sequence DNA contains the following:
- the LOC120698322 gene encoding uncharacterized protein LOC120698322 isoform X2, which produces MELTLMYDFLYTKAAVIHTWALLSTWTCSLLHRRGRGWEWPLHVITSLGQRVHPASRRLWSGSIGQYNLFHLCTRNTNEIGSRLAMKLGLQDWWNKMHFSSTFSHSEILSIRDIKKLVLQALQDKERALQYKSIDSNSRGRSLQRWRGVSPNLHWYTFHANSTETHFVGKYVR; this is translated from the exons ATGGAGCTGACTCTGATGTATGACTTCCTCTACACCAAGGCGGCGGTAATCCACACATG GGCTCTACTATCCACCTGGACATGTTCTTTATTGCACCGCAGGGGCAGGGGATGGGAGTGGCCTCTCCATGTTATCACTTCCCTTGGTCAGCGTGTCCACCCGGCAAGTAGGAGACTCTGGTCAGGCTCCATTGGTCAGTACAATTTGTTCCACTTGTGCACCCGCAACACGAATGAAATAGGGAGCAGACTAGCAATGAAATTAGGGCTCCAGGACTGGTGGAACAAGATGCACTTCTCGAGCACTTTCTCACACAGTGAAATTTTGTCAATACGAGATATCAAGAAATTGGTTTTGCAAGCATTGCAAGACAAGGAGCGAGCACTGCAATACAAAAGTATTGATTCGAACTCACGGGGCAGAAGCTTGCAGAGATGGCGTGGAGTTTCTCCCAATTTGCACTG GTATACCTTCCATGCCAATTCAACTGAAACGCATTTTGTTGGTAAATATGTTCGATAA
- the LOC120698322 gene encoding uncharacterized protein LOC120698322 isoform X1, with product MELTLMYDFLYTKAAVIHTWYGFCIHFISLLGTATTFMLFQLSINSRGNGYSIVDVIISYVLLVGALVLEIISVCRALLSTWTCSLLHRRGRGWEWPLHVITSLGQRVHPASRRLWSGSIGQYNLFHLCTRNTNEIGSRLAMKLGLQDWWNKMHFSSTFSHSEILSIRDIKKLVLQALQDKERALQYKSIDSNSRGRSLQRWRGVSPNLHWYTFHANSTETHFVGKYVR from the exons ATGGAGCTGACTCTGATGTATGACTTCCTCTACACCAAGGCGGCGGTAATCCACACATGGTATGGCTTCTGCATCCATTTCATTTCGCTGCTTGGCACAGCCACCACGTTTATGTTGTTTCAGCTCAGTATAAACAGTAGAGGAAATGGGTACAGCATAGTGGATGTGATTATCAGTTATGTTTTATTGGTTGGGGCTTTGGTCCTGGAAATCATATCTGTGTGCAGGGCTCTACTATCCACCTGGACATGTTCTTTATTGCACCGCAGGGGCAGGGGATGGGAGTGGCCTCTCCATGTTATCACTTCCCTTGGTCAGCGTGTCCACCCGGCAAGTAGGAGACTCTGGTCAGGCTCCATTGGTCAGTACAATTTGTTCCACTTGTGCACCCGCAACACGAATGAAATAGGGAGCAGACTAGCAATGAAATTAGGGCTCCAGGACTGGTGGAACAAGATGCACTTCTCGAGCACTTTCTCACACAGTGAAATTTTGTCAATACGAGATATCAAGAAATTGGTTTTGCAAGCATTGCAAGACAAGGAGCGAGCACTGCAATACAAAAGTATTGATTCGAACTCACGGGGCAGAAGCTTGCAGAGATGGCGTGGAGTTTCTCCCAATTTGCACTG GTATACCTTCCATGCCAATTCAACTGAAACGCATTTTGTTGGTAAATATGTTCGATAA